The Coffea arabica cultivar ET-39 chromosome 9c, Coffea Arabica ET-39 HiFi, whole genome shotgun sequence nucleotide sequence CTTTGTTTCATTATTTCATTTTGTGATGTTTGAGGTGGAAGATGGAAGGAAATAGATTTGTTTTTCCCCTTTGCCATGTGTGTGTTATCTTGTTCTCAAATCTGCTCATGCAATTgcaagatatttcacataaagtTTGTGGTTTGAAAGTCAAAAAGACTTACTACCTAAATTTCTTCAGCTGCTTCATGACCTGATGGGATTTCGAGAACAAGCTTTACGGCTCATATTGGATCTCAGTAGTACAGTGATTACCCTATTGGTGAGTGATCATTCCATTGTCATAGTTTCCATGAGATTCTACAGGGGTGGCTTTTCAATTATTGTTGAAAATGGTGTTGTTTGTCGTCTTGGTACCTCCTTTAAAAATGTCTCTGTTAATCTTGCTTTTTATCTGTGATAATGGTCCTGCCATTAcatattatcatttattttgcAGTCACTAAATTaccaaattaagaaaaaatttttttacacaTGATTATCCTAGTGAACAAATTGATGTTTGTTATAGTTATGACTGTTTCATTATTAAACCTTGAATATCTAATGGTTTGGTCACTTCTCATGCAGCCCCATCAGAACTTTCTTATATTGCACGCATTCATGGACCTATTTTGTTCATTTGTTCGTGTCAATCTCTTGTCTGAGAAGGTAAGTTTCACACTTCAAATATTCATTCTTGTTTTAACTATCTTTCCAGTTTAGATTTTAACTCGTATTGTAATTAATATGTCAATCATACAGTATATGTCCTTGCTATTTGTTACCAAATATGATGCCATTAACCTTGTTATTTGTTCTTTATTAcagataccaagaaaaatgaTGCTGCAAACTTATAATCTTTTGCATGCAATGTCAAGAAATGACCGAGACTGTGATTTTTATCATCGGTGAGATTATAATATGCCGTTTTTGTCTTGTGAATAATTATGTTACTGATTTGACTATTTTTACGTTATTTATGGCTTAATgcatcttttgttctttcattCTTTATACTACATTTCTTCCGTCCATGGTTGATCATTATGGATTAATAACATTTCTTTTCTCCATGAAACATCAGTTTTTTTTCTGGGCATGGCTACTGCCTGCTTTGCTATACAATTGTTACTTAATATTGAACTTGCAATATTGAAATTGTTTATGTATTTGCTTACAAATTACTAATTTTATACTAATGCATATTTGAGTTATTGAGAATCCATTCTAAAAGGCAATAGTACTATCAGTTCAAATGGCTGACTGTGTTAATATTTAAAGATGATGGTAACAAAGTGAACTGAAACTAGCTAGTAACAATAATTAAGGGGACGAAGATTGGATAATACATGGAGTTGCACCTTCAGCAAAGAGGAAAATGATCAAAGTGAAGTATTGGGATACAACATTACAAAGCAATCAGACAATTAGTTATACAAATACCAATTAAAAGGCTTTATAAGATGAGAATATCGTTTACCTTGTATCTTGTATCCAATTAATGATGTCCTGTGGACCTTATAGCTCAAATCCACTCATTGATGTCAAATGAAGCCTGAAACATTGCACCCCAGTTTTGCAATTACGACAAAAAGAGGGTGAGGAAATAGGTGTCAATGTTATCTGATGTCAATTGGAAATTAAAAGAGGACACATTTTGGAGTTGGTGCATACTCTATTGGTGAAATTATTTTGGCCCTCACACGAGGATTTAAAGGGTAAGTTAAAGAATAACCACTCTCATGTTTAAAAAGTAACACATTTGGAATGGCTGATATGACTTCTACTTTTTCCCTAGCAATTGAGCtgcagaaaagaaaatttatacTGCAGCTGAGTGTGCGTAGCCTCGTCAAGTACTGTCGCTAATGCTGAGTGAGTTTGCATGCATGCCAAATACTTATTGACCCCATATCATTTGGTGACATGGGGGGCTTAGTGTAAGAGGTCAGCAGTGGTGTCATTTAGACAATTTGAATTTAAGTGTTTTACATCATGGTTTACTTTGGTTAGTGTACCACTCTGATTAATCATAGTTATGTGTTCAGTAGCTAATGATAGCACAACGAGCAGCTAATGTAAATTCCACTGTAGATGTATGGGCCCTAGTgcttctatttcatttttttaaatacttttatcaaatcaaataatcaagaaaAAGTATATTATCCAATAGGCTAAAGCATGTGTATGGTAAGATTAGCTATTCGTAAGATAAACAATGTGTTTCTAGTACTGATTCAGAATGCATGGAGTGCCATTGCTTGTAAATTGTTATTTACCAATGTCATATGCTATGAAAGTTGAGCTTGTGATTATAATTGCATAATTTATCTATTCCATTTACACTATCAAGAATTATTGACAGCTGATTTTCCTTTGTACTGAATGACAGGTTGCTTCAATTTGTGGACTCTTATGATCCGccattgaagggattacatgaAGACCTGAATTTTGTGAGCCCTCGAATTGGAGAGGTCATATTCTTATTATCTCTAGCTCTTACTGATAAATGGTGTTATACTGAACTTCTCTTTCTCAGTTTATTGCAGCTGCATGATTTCTTCAAAAAGTTTTGCCCTATTTAGACTCCCCCACACTTTTATATCATGAAAAATCTTTTGTTCTACCATTCTATACTTTTTGTCTTGTCTGGTCAAACTCGTGCATTTGAAGTATGTAGTGTGAAATTTGAGAAAGGTGGGAAGCACGCAATTTTGCTTCTGCAACCTGCCAACCAACTTGTCACCAAATGTTTATCTGCTTAATGAAAACAGTGATTCTTTGTCAACATCGTATGACAAGGCGAATTATGTTGTGTATGCGGATGCTTTGACAATACTTGTGTTTAGTCAGCCTATTGGGTGGCTACAAGGACTTTGTATTCCCCTTAACACAAAATTTCAGTATAAAATTGGTTTAGTTCCAGCCTCTAGCTGCTGGAACATTGTGTTgggcaaattttatctttgcTATAATAGTTTGTATCATTCAAAGTACCTGAAAATTTCTGCCAGTTCCAGAATTTGGCTCAACTTTGGCCGTCTTGGCTAAGTTGTGGGATCTTTGGGAAAATTTTAGCTGATCATTTATTTATTCCTTTAAGGTGAATTTTATTGATTCTCTACCTTTCTCATCCTCTTTACAACTTTTGTACAGTGTTGGTTTTTTGCTTTTTAGATGTTTCTACTATAGTGGGAGACTAGAAATTTTGCACTTAGAACCCTGTTTACTGTATTTTTCTATTTACAAAGAAGGATCTCTGTTTGCCATTTAAGTTTGTGTTTTATTGGGACTAAAAGTGAATATGTGATTTTAGTAAATCTGCTTGCTGTGCATTATATGGAACTTTTTAACATGATTCAAAAAGCCCCAAATTAACTACTCTTGTTTCTCACTGTAACTGTAGATTTTGCTACTATGCCtgtattagaattttgtattcCTGTATTACAAAATCTGCTTGATCTTCGTAAATTTGGATTACTGGTTACTCTGacattttgttcaatttttacCATTATTCTTGCCAGGTTCTAGAGGCCATTGGTCCCATAATATTTTTATCTATGGATACAAGGAAGCTGAGGAATGAGGGTTTTCTCAGTCCATTTCACCCTCGATATCCTGACATACTCACCAACTCTGCACATCCCATGGTAATGACTGTTAATTCATTTACTTTGGGTATTATCAGTAATTTCATGTTGCTTTTTCTCACTCTCTGGCTGTAATTAGAATTTTCTATTGTTATCTATAGAGGGCTCAAGACTTGGCAAATGTTACTGCTTATCGAGAATGGGTTCTGTTTGGTTATCTTGTTTGTCCTGATGAGCTTCTCCGAGTAACCAGCATAGACATTGCGCTGGTATATTCCAAGCACTGCCATGTTCTCTCTCCTTTTTGTTGGTAATGAGTCAAAAGATTTTCTGAAGTATTTGCTTGGTAACATTTCCGTAGTTAGGATGTTGTTTCCATAGTTATGTGGCATAGTTTTAACTTATGAAACCATAACACATTACATGTGTGCATAAATGGATTTGAATGTCTGGGACATCATATGCAGACCATATTTGTGCAGAAGAACAAAATAGAGGAGGGTACACTAACGAGAAGTGTGATGCGAAAAGGCAAAAGCTTGATAAAATGCAATTTGATTGTTGGatattctttcttcctttgatcAAGAACTTTTTGGTTTAGACACTGTCCAAAATCTTGTCCCTTGCCTTCaattttcatcttctttttgGAGGTTCTATTTGAAAATGCGCCTCAGGAACTTCAGAATCAAGACCTTTATGATCTGATAGTGCAAAGTTACTCTTTGAGAGGAAATAGATCTCATAATAACGGTTGACCATCTTCATAGATATTAAGGTTTATTACTTGAGTTTGCATTAATTACTGGTCTTGAACTTTCTGAATATTATTTTGCTGATATTGCTAATATTTCGATTTTGCTATCTGTGTTCTGAGGTATCTTTCAGGTTGTGCTGAAGGAAAACCTGGTTCTTACTTTATTTAGGGATGAGGTCAGTTCCGTCCATAATTGGTATTACAattgaaaatattatttgatGGAGGCTAATATCTGCCTGTCTATTAAATGTTCAGTATATATTGTTGCATGAGGATTATCAGTTGTATGTTTTACCACGGATATTGGAATCCAAGAAGATGGCTAAGTCTGGACGGACGAGACAGAAAGAGGCAGATCTGGAGTATAGTGTTGCAAAGCAGGTTGAGAAAATGATAAGGTACTTACCTCAGAAATGGAATTTAATTTTCTAAATGTTTTTCCTGTTGCCTATTTTTCAAGTAACAGGATTCTAAAATGGGCATATAGTCTGCAATTGGCAAATTATATATGACTAGGAAATGAATTCATATACAGGAACACAATTGAAGGGGGCCGCAGCTAAACTTTTCCAAATTCTAGATGCTACGAAACCCCAAGTTTCTTACTTCTTTGGATATGGGAAAGACATTATCCTTAATGAAACTTCAGAACCCTTGCACTGATTGACTGCACTAAATCGATAAATTTGATAGTCATAATTAGTTTGTGTTTAGAGTCAATATTTCCATCAATTAAATGTATGTAATTGTGAAATTAAAAAGATGTTTAAAAGTTGGGACAGATATGCATTGCATCTTGGTGGTTATAGGGCACACTGAAAATAAACTTTAATGGTTATGTAGCACCTCAGCTGTTAAAATTAACTTGGTTGTTTGATTGCCATAGTGAGGTACATGAGCAAGCGATATTTTCCTGTGATGTTATACACCATGAGCGAAGAATACTATTGAAGCAAGAGATTGGAAGAATGGTTCTTTTTTTCACAGATCAACCAAGCTTGTTAGCTCCTAATATTCAGGTACTTTAAGTATCAAGATTTTGCTTCCAGCGTTTCTGAAAATTGTTAGGCCTTTATTGAATGCTTATACAAAATTATGGACGTTAGAAGCTTCCAGTATTTTAGTAAATTTTCTCAAAAGTCGGAAAAAATTGCCTAGAATAAGACATCATGATTGTCAGAGTAAAGATGAAGAAAAGCGTTGCTTGTTTGTTGGAGAAGAATATTGTTCAAATAGGTTAGTTGGAGAAACAAAGATGAATTGTGTGCCTTTGCTTGCTAATCAACTACTTCTGATTGTGTATAAGCTGAGCTTAGAAGTTTATGCCCAACAGGGTATTGAATCATTCTTTACCTTGACTTTTGACGGGAATGATTGCTATCATGGAGCCTGGAAGTACAAAGTCATTAGAAGAGTGTGGTGTAGGAATTTTAGAGCCTTTTTGTCTTGACTTTCtctaagaagaaaaataaacagataaAGTATGATTTTGGGGTGCTCTTTTTCTATAAAGAACATTATAGTAGGTCAACAGGATGGCAGTTTCTAATTTGGTAGAATAAAATCAGTGAACAAAAACAGAAagcaaatcaattttttttttcaataagcATACTTATCCAGTAGTTGAAAGAAAGTTCTCTGTTTTCCTTCAAACAACATGGTAATATGGCACCCATTTGGAGCTGTGCAATGCTAAAATTGCTTACttgattctttttcttttttttttttcatccccATTTAATCCTAACCTAAATTTATGATGCACATATGTTATGGCTAATTACCTTAAATACCTTTATTCACTTATACTATGCAACAgcaccactttttttttttttttttttaacttaaagaTCCTATTTTAACTAATCAATATGCAATGCGATGAAGGCAAGTGGAAAGTATCTGCCTGTATTATGAGAAAGTTGGAATCCTCTGCGATACAAGTTACATTGCAAATTGTTATAACATCCACATGCAGAAGGAGATGCAAATGGAATCTTTGTGTCTTTTAGAGTAACATCTATTCATTCTAGAAAAGTAGGACATTTATTTGCAAATGCAGGTGTGTATATTAGTATGTCACAATATCAAGGCACTGTCAAATGCACTACCTAATTTATACTAATACCTGGAATTTGGTTTTAACTTGTACATTATGTTTTAGTCAATCATCCATGCTGCATACCTGTCTACTGACTGACTCTGGCTTATGCTAGCATAGAGACTCTACTGGAATTTTATATGCTTGTCTTCTACTGCTGTGTCATCCTTAAGTCATTGGTTACTATTAACATTTGCTGATTACTGTAGATGGTATTCTCTGCATTGGCCTTCGCTCAAAGTGAGGTGTTATGCTATTTCCAACATGTTGGAGTAGCATCACCAAGATCAAAAGCTGGTCGAATGGTGCCAGTAGAAATTGTAAGAAATGCTTTTGCATGCAATTAACTTGTCTGTTAGCATTACAGGTTTACAATGTAATCTCTGATACTTGTTATTAACTTGCTTGTTTGAAGGGCTTACTCTGGACTACTGTTTTGTTGATGTGACAGGATCCAAATGATCCAACTATTGGGTTCTTATTAGATGGAATGGACCGCCTTTGTTGTCTAGTTCGCAAATATATTGCAGGTTAGATTGACTCATAATCAGATCAGTTTCATATCGACATGTAGTTCAACAAAATGTTTTTAGGTAGTTGCTCCACTGCGCCACCCCATTATATTTTGGGGAAAATTTTCAACAGGGGTGGTGGAACTTATTCCAATTTTCAAAGAGGGTGGAGATTTTGCATTGTATCTTATATGGTCAATTTTACACACTTTTGTGGTGAATGTAAAACCTCCAAATGCTTTTACCCTTGCCTAGTGGTCTGTGCATTTGGCTGCAGTTGTTTACCAATTGAGATATAGCTAGTTCGAGGATACTAGTGCTTCATAAGTTATATGTAGTATATCAAACTCATCACTTGCACAAGCTCACAATGAACAGGGGGTCATCATTctcatatattttgaaaacctaaTTTTGTTACTAGTGAGCTGTGTCTACTCTTGTTTCTTATAAAATAGGGAAGATTGGTATTACTTTTGCCACTTCATAAAACCCTGTAGTCTTTATGCACAGCTTTAATAGAGATTACGAATCTCACTCCTGTGGTGCTGATGCTAGGACCATgtctttacctttttttttttgggatcgATCAACTTTTATAccaaaaagaagatttaatCGTTCTGTGAGCCCCATGTTTCACTTTCTGACACCTATTTAAGGGGGAAGGTTTGTGAGAATTAACTCCTCTAGTTCTATGCATATTATCTTGGTTTATATTCTTTTTGCATATATTCAAGAGTCAAATGTAGCACAATATCTTTTATAATCATGCAAATAATTAGGCAGATGTTTTTATTCTATTTGTCTTGATGACTGAACCGTTAATCCTTGTCACTATTTGCAGCTATTAGAGGCTATGCCTTGTCATACCTGTCATCATGTGCTGGTAGAATTCGTTTTCTTCTGGGAACACCTGGAATGGTAGCACTTGACCTCGATGCAACCTTGAAAGGACTCTTCCAGAAGATTGTTCAGCACCTTGAAAACATACCGAAGCCACAGGGTGAAAATATATCTGCCATCACTTGTGATTTATCTGTAAGGACCTTTTGATATGCTCCTTGTTTCAATTAGATATTATCAATTGTGGCATCTGATTCATAATGTTCCTGCTGGAGCGGCCAGCATGCGTCTTTGATAAGATTGTAAACAGATAGGTCCTTATCCATTGGAGTGTTTCGCAAGAGTTGAATTAAAGCTGTGCTTCTGTATCCCTATATCCCTATCTCTAATATGTAGTGAAAGCATTATTCTTGTGTTGTTTGGCTATCTTATGCATACCAACATCTCAGTACTCATGGATATGAAATTAGCACTATGGTCATGACTCATGAATTAGTACGAGATTTTTTGTCATATGATTGTTCTTCTGCTGATGTAGTTCTTAGATGTGAAGTGATATATGCAGTGGTTCTTAGTATAAGGCTTATCTGCTTCAGAAGATGTCTAGGTTTTTTGAGAGTATGGGTTTTCTCTGTTTCATGTAGCATGTGGATTTTAAGATTCATGACTTTTCTTGAGCAATGATCTGGGTGAAGAGATATTTACATTGTGTTTTTCAACATCACAATAAGCAGGCCTTTTCCTGAGACACTCTTAATGATTAAATGACATCTTTATTTTCACGTGTTCTTGTTTTTACTGTTTTAGGGATTGCAGTTTGTGTTACTGTCAATCTGTCTTGTCTTAAAAACAGTGTTTTGTTGTGTATCAGGAATTGCGGAAGGATTGGTTATCAATATTGATGATTGTTACTTCTGCTCGGTCATCTATTAACATTAGACATTTGGAAAAAGCTACTGTATCCACTGGAAAGGAGGGATTACTGTCAGAAGGAAATGCTGCTTATAATTGGTCTAGGTACCTGCCGTTAGCATAATTACCTATTGTTTATTAGTTTTTTTGCTCTTATGCATGCTTATTCTCAACAATGTATagattttgtttttcaaaacagAATATTtcgtgttttatttatttattttttccattGATACCCGAATGCCTATCATCTTAATGATTGTGTTGAAATTACCGCCTTATTGTATTCAAGTGACAATAGTTTACTTAAACTCTGAGTCGCTTTAGTAATTATCGTCTTTTCACCGCAATCTTGGTTCAATAAAGAATTCGGATTACTTGGTTATGCAAGAAGTTCGTTTTGTTCTGATAACTTGGTGCAAGATTTGTATTTAATGAAAATCATTTTTGTCAAGGCAGATGTGTTGATGAACTTGAATCTCAGTTGTCAAAACATGGGAGTCTGAAGAAACTATATTTTTATCACCAGCACCTAACAACGGTAAGTTGTGACTGTTCCTGTACCAGTTGtgccatctctctctctctctctctttctctctctctctggaaTGACACAATTGTCCTCAATATGTTTCTTATTACTGGTATTAAACATGCAGAATTCCTTCCTTACTTGAAGTGTGATGCAGGTTTTCCGGAACACCATGTTTGGGCCCGAGGGGCGTCCACAACATTGCTGCGCATGGCTTGGTGTTGCCAGCAGCTTCCCAGAATGTGCTTCTCCAATTGTTTCTGAAGAGGTAGTTAATTACTAATTCAACTGTATAGATGCATCCGCACATTTGCACTTGTCATAAACTGCTTGCTCGAGCATGGGTGGTCTCCTTATCACTCCTACTGTGGTTCTGTGCCTATAATAATGTTATTGACATTAAGTGATAATTGCTTTGTCTTCATTAGCCCAAAAACTGCAATCTGTAAAAAGACAAATAAGCAGTAACTACTAGGGAACCAAATaagtttgattatttttatccTTCTACCTTACTctattcatcactttaactccGATCAAGATTTTTCATCTAGAATTCTTGGTACttcttgtattttctttctTCATATATTCATAGATAGCACACCAGGGAAGTTTGTTAATGTCTAAATGTTCAACTTTCACTTGGTTGCactcttcttcttttgcttATCCAAATTATTAGCCAAAGTAGTGTTGCTCAAAGTTTCAATTTGGCCTTTGGAAATGATCTTTAGGCTAATCTTTGCTTATCAATCTTCTATAATTTGGGGAAGTATGATAACTATTCTCATTAAAAACATCTATTTGTTGTCAATTCCTATTATCTACTGAATTTGGGAATCCAGACATCTATTCACTGAGTCACATTGACCTGCCCTAACATTATAATTTTTTGATAGCAACTGCAAATCCACTCACCATGAACCACAAGCCAATGAAGGAAGTCCTTACAATTGCATTAGCTAACGTCTGGCTTGCTTAGGAAGTTAACTTGTTTAGACCTTATATAAATCAATAGTAAGTGAGCACATGAGAGGAAACTTCAGTCTTCTGTGACTGAAATTTGTAGTTTACAGTAGCAGTTGAACTTGTTAACCTGGTGCTAGAAGATgttgctaaattgaatgaacATTTTTGGAAGAACAGTTGCATATTTTATGCATAAAAACTTGTCCTGGTTATAATCTCCCTGCATTTCTCCAGTCCTTTTCTCGCTGTATTGTTTTGACCTTATTGAAATTGAGATACAGTTGCTATGTCGCATGTGCATCTCCTTTTGTGCTTGCCATAGTTATGTTTATGAACCCAGTTTTCTTGCCTTTTGTGATGTGACAAAACATTACTCAATGACATACTTGCTATTATGCTTGACTTTTTACAGCCCATTTTCTGttctccatatatatatattagtggGAGAATGCTTAGTTGCACTGAAGTTTCTGCCATATGCCAAACCTACATCAATGAAGCATTTATCTACTACTTTGCATCTTGTCCATCAGTTTAAATTAACCATAAGCCAAAAAAACGAGCTTATTCATTGATACAGGTAACAAAAATTGGTCGTGATGCAGTTCTGTATGTTGAATCCCTTATTGAATCCATCATGGGAGGACTAGAGGGGTTAATCAACATTCTTGACTCTGAAGGAGGATTTGGATCTCTAGAAATGCAGGTTGTTATTCTTTCTCGGTTTTAATTGCTTCTTGGGAAATAAAAGGTCCTTTTGCGCTGAAGGctaaatttattgaaaatttcagcttcTTCCAGAGCAGGCAGCAAATCTCATGAATTTGACATCCAGACTTTCCAGTCAATCATTTAAGTCTCCAAAACCtgtttctggttttcattttcctGGCTTTGAGAGCTACCCTGCCAacagtgaatctataaaaatgTATGGCATTATGGTTTAATATGCAACTTATCCTTTCTCATGTAAAGGAGTCTTAGTTTTATGAAAATATTAGTTTGTTTAACTTTATTTTACTGACAGGCTAGAAGCAGCAATGCAGAGGTTAACAAATCTTTGCTCAGTCTTAAATGACATGGAGCCTATCTGTGTTCTAAACCATGTCTTTGTTCTGAGGGAGGTATGTCATTCACACTCTCTGCTTTGCTCATAGAAAAGTTGCTTGCAGCTGCAATAACATGTCTGATGAAAacatcattttcctttttattataCTCTCTAAAATACCAAGTATTCTGGTTTGTGGTCATTTGAATAGCTTACCCTGTAGGTCATGATAATTATTGCCTAAAATTGCGTACTTATTAATCCTGCGAAAGTTTTTGAATGAGTAACTATTTCTAGTTTCAAAATTAGTTGCACCTTTCACAGATTGACCCTGGAAACCATACCAATGACCCCCCCCCCTTCTCTCATGCTCTCACAAAGGGAAAAGACAATTATGGAATAAACTGACCATTAATCATCAGAAAAGAGAAAGCAATGAGGTTGAAAAACCATCAGGAAAATAAATATGTACTGTGGCCAGTAAAATACCCTGAACATTTGATGGCAGTGTAGATATTCACAggtaaaaaagaaagagaaaaaaaaaacaaaaggaaagaaattccAAATGGGGTTAGTTGATTCAGAATGCAATGGTACTAAGACAGATTGGAAGAGTAATTTGAAATGTAGCATTTTGGTTTTTGTCTTGGTATCATTTCGTTGAATATTGCATTAACTGTAAGCCTGATATTTTTAGTTATCAATAATCAATGTTGTTAGGTCACTAATGAAATACATCCAAAAGCCTGTTCTTCTAGTCAGAAGGGATACTAAAGAATTATGGCCACAAAGAACGAGGAAAAGACAAGGTCAATAATATTCAAAATATTTATTGCAAATTGCAGTATCACTATGATGATGAGTGTGCATTGTCATAATTTCCACACATACAACGAGAGAGAGGGAGGCTAAGAGTGTATCTCCGCGTCTGTTTGCGTgttacttgatttgattttgcaTTTTCCACCACACAATGCATCTTCCTTTCTCTCACACAGATATCCAAGGTCATCTTTTAATAGTACATCTTATTGCCAAGGATAATCTTCAGAAAACTGTATTAAACAGAAAGACCATTTTGTGGTGCCCATTTTGAAATTTGTTATGAAACAGAAATAGGCATTTCATTTTTGGTGTCTAGGTTGTTTTAGTTACCAGTTTGAAATTTGACTTATTTAAATTTGTGTTGGTAGGCCAATTCCACATTCTTCTTCAGATGAGAATATTGACAGTTTTCTGCCCCTTGCATAAGAACTTTCTTTTGCAGGGTTCTGTCTGATACGTCCTGTAATTTTGTTGCAGTACATGCGAGAGTGCATCCTTGGGAACTTCAAAAGAAGATTATTTGCTGTGCTGAAAACTGACAATGATCTTCAACGGCCTTCTGTTCTAGAATCACTTATCCACCGACATACAGCTATAATCCATTTGGCAGAGCAACATGTTAGCATGGACCTTACACTTGGAATTCGAGAAATTATACTTTCTGAAACCTTTTCTGGCCCAGTTTCCTCCTTGCACTTGTT carries:
- the LOC113708065 gene encoding protein NAP1-like; this encodes MAKSRQHYSEEDELSSSPTSLRARELEGPSRWTEYLGQDVAFKASRGNSNGVPEGSVQGPIGLSAKGLNLQWVYQLTQVAEGLMAKMYRLNQILDYPDVVSHAYSEAFWKSGVFPNHPKICVLVAKKFPEHHSRLQLERVDKAALDAMNDGAEVHLQSLEPWIQLLHDLMGFREQALRLILDLSSTVITLLPHQNFLILHAFMDLFCSFVRVNLLSEKIPRKMMLQTYNLLHAMSRNDRDCDFYHRLLQFVDSYDPPLKGLHEDLNFVSPRIGEVLEAIGPIIFLSMDTRKLRNEGFLSPFHPRYPDILTNSAHPMRAQDLANVTAYREWVLFGYLVCPDELLRVTSIDIALVVLKENLVLTLFRDEYILLHEDYQLYVLPRILESKKMAKSGRTRQKEADLEYSVAKQVEKMISEVHEQAIFSCDVIHHERRILLKQEIGRMVLFFTDQPSLLAPNIQMVFSALAFAQSEVLCYFQHVGVASPRSKAGRMVPVEIDPNDPTIGFLLDGMDRLCCLVRKYIAAIRGYALSYLSSCAGRIRFLLGTPGMVALDLDATLKGLFQKIVQHLENIPKPQGENISAITCDLSELRKDWLSILMIVTSARSSINIRHLEKATVSTGKEGLLSEGNAAYNWSRCVDELESQLSKHGSLKKLYFYHQHLTTVFRNTMFGPEGRPQHCCAWLGVASSFPECASPIVSEEVTKIGRDAVLYVESLIESIMGGLEGLINILDSEGGFGSLEMQLLPEQAANLMNLTSRLSSQSFKSPKPVSGFHFPGFESYPANSESIKMLEAAMQRLTNLCSVLNDMEPICVLNHVFVLREYMRECILGNFKRRLFAVLKTDNDLQRPSVLESLIHRHTAIIHLAEQHVSMDLTLGIREIILSETFSGPVSSLHLFEKPAEQHTGSAVESVCNWYIENIVKDVSGAGILFAPLHGCFKSTRPVGGYFAESVTDLRELKAFIRIFGGYGVDRLDQMIKEHTAALLNCIDTSLRANRENLEAVAGSMHSGDRMEREANIKQIDMDTMIGFCIQAGQAIAFDGLLAEAAGAVLEEGAPLIHSLLAGVSKHLPDDIPEKKEIRRMRRVANSINVFPDHDSEWIRSILEEVGGASDGSWNLLPYLFATFMTSNIWNTTAFNVDTGGFNNNMHCLARCICAVIAGSEFVRLEREYQQKQSFSNGHVDQTLNSENQNRLSAETNIKTTMQLFVKFSAGIVLDSWMENNRSDLVAKLIFLDQFCEMATYLPRSSLESHIPYPILRSIYSQYYANSPSIPLALLSVSPRHSPATLAHASPVVRPRGDSTPQFSVHDSGYYKASTTPSRDQHYDTGNTSVRSVDKPHRNVRRSGPLDYSSSRKVKYVEGSTSGSTGPSPLPRFAVSRSGPMSYK